A window from Corynebacterium accolens encodes these proteins:
- a CDS encoding 4-(cytidine 5'-diphospho)-2-C-methyl-D-erythritol kinase, with protein sequence MSAPHGNEPITYTAHAHAKVNVHLGVAEPREDGFHELVTVFQSLSLHDTVTLTDLGNAEVDKPRVQYLKVSGPHAAGVPEDDTNLAWAAVDRIMQHLYVTRGGIKIPEVGLEIHKAIPTAGGMAGGSADAAAALRLAERCYGRYYGIDSVGDHILNALGAALGSDVPFTLLGGTALGTGRGEQLTSMMTRGTYHWALIASDRGLSTPSVFSKLDELRDAGRVTAPALDTTEISQALISGDAHRVAAHLHNDLQPAALSLRPDLRKTLEAGMDAGALNGIVSGSGPTCAFLCASKEDAEEVAAQVSIEIPGTKGVVAQGPAAGAEVL encoded by the coding sequence GTGAGCGCACCACACGGAAACGAGCCGATTACCTATACCGCGCATGCGCATGCCAAGGTCAATGTGCACCTTGGCGTGGCGGAACCGCGGGAGGATGGCTTTCACGAGCTGGTCACGGTCTTTCAGTCTTTGAGCCTGCACGATACGGTAACGCTGACTGATTTAGGCAATGCCGAAGTGGATAAGCCCCGCGTGCAGTACCTCAAGGTATCCGGTCCGCACGCGGCGGGCGTGCCCGAGGACGATACGAACCTGGCCTGGGCTGCGGTAGACCGCATCATGCAGCACCTGTATGTCACCCGCGGCGGCATCAAGATTCCAGAGGTGGGCCTTGAGATTCACAAGGCGATTCCCACCGCCGGCGGCATGGCCGGCGGTTCCGCGGATGCCGCGGCGGCGCTGCGCCTTGCGGAGCGCTGCTACGGCCGTTATTACGGGATTGATTCGGTAGGAGATCACATTCTGAATGCCTTGGGCGCCGCCCTCGGCTCCGATGTGCCGTTTACCTTGCTGGGCGGCACAGCGCTTGGTACTGGGCGCGGGGAGCAGTTGACCTCCATGATGACCAGGGGCACCTATCACTGGGCGCTGATCGCTTCTGACCGTGGGCTCTCAACACCAAGTGTGTTCAGCAAACTCGATGAATTGCGTGATGCAGGGCGGGTAACCGCGCCGGCGCTTGATACGACGGAGATTTCCCAGGCGCTTATCTCCGGCGATGCCCACCGCGTGGCGGCGCACCTGCACAACGACCTGCAGCCCGCCGCGCTATCCCTGCGCCCAGATCTCCGCAAGACCTTGGAGGCAGGCATGGATGCGGGTGCGCTCAATGGCATCGTCTCCGGCAGCGGGCCCACCTGCGCCTTCTTATGTGCTTCGAAGGAAGATGCGGAGGAAGTCGCAGCGCAGGTCAGCATAGAAATACCGGGCACCAAGGGCGTTGTAGCCCAGGGCCCGGCTGCGGGTGCGGAAGTGCTCTAG
- the rsmA gene encoding 16S rRNA (adenine(1518)-N(6)/adenine(1519)-N(6))-dimethyltransferase RsmA codes for MTDSPGAALLGPVEIRALAEKLDITPTKKLGQNFLHDPNTIRRIIAAADLEPTDRVVEVGPGLGSLTLGLVETVEDLTAVEIDPRLAAQLPETVGERAADYAKRLRVVEKDALRVTSEDVAAPTALVANLPYNVAVPVLLHFLETFPSIRRVLVMVQLEVAQRLAAEPGSKIYGVPSVKAGFYGAVSQAGTIGKNVFWPAPNIASGLVRIDVFDTPPWPVDDAARAAVWPLVDAAFAQRRKTLRAALSGHYGSGAAAEEALRAAGIDPKQRGEKLAVADFVRLAGL; via the coding sequence ATGACTGATTCCCCGGGCGCCGCGCTTTTAGGCCCAGTAGAAATCCGAGCTTTAGCGGAGAAACTGGATATCACGCCCACCAAGAAGTTGGGGCAGAATTTTCTCCACGACCCCAATACCATCCGCCGCATCATCGCGGCGGCGGACCTGGAACCCACAGACCGCGTCGTGGAGGTCGGCCCTGGGTTGGGGTCGCTGACCCTCGGGTTGGTGGAGACCGTTGAGGATCTCACCGCGGTGGAGATTGATCCGCGCCTGGCGGCGCAGCTGCCGGAAACGGTGGGCGAGCGAGCGGCGGACTACGCTAAGCGCCTGCGCGTGGTGGAAAAGGACGCGCTGCGCGTGACCAGCGAAGATGTCGCGGCACCTACGGCGCTGGTGGCCAACCTGCCCTATAACGTGGCGGTGCCGGTGCTCCTGCACTTTTTGGAAACCTTTCCCTCCATTCGCCGCGTGCTCGTCATGGTGCAGCTGGAGGTGGCGCAGCGCCTCGCTGCGGAGCCCGGCAGCAAGATCTACGGCGTGCCTTCTGTGAAGGCCGGCTTTTATGGCGCGGTGAGCCAAGCGGGGACCATTGGTAAGAATGTCTTTTGGCCCGCGCCCAATATCGCCTCCGGCTTGGTGCGCATCGATGTCTTCGATACCCCGCCTTGGCCGGTTGACGATGCCGCGCGCGCTGCGGTCTGGCCGCTTGTCGATGCCGCCTTTGCCCAACGCCGCAAGACCCTCCGCGCCGCGCTATCGGGCCACTATGGCTCCGGCGCGGCCGCCGAGGAGGCCTTGCGCGCGGCCGGAATCGATCCGAAGCAGCGCGGGGAAAAGCTCGCTGTTGCAGACTTTGTACGATTGGCAGGACTATAG
- a CDS encoding transglycosylase family protein: MAPHHIKRINNSRSLPLRLATGGVLSTLAVGGVVAIAAQKDLVVEVNGDKVELATFAEDVDGALQAAGVQVGEEDIVSPAPSESVADGDEISVRTAKPVAVSIDGEQQQLSTTDLTVSDLLNNLQGVNPGAAVKSGEDDVDKDAQLKDGMDLEVVSPKIIKINDGGKNTYTKIAAKTVGDVLKERGIKLDEDDRVFPAKEEKVTEGMSIKVERIDIQTEDVTEEFDAEPHFVDDPELEAGAEEVREQGEKGKREITRKVTLNNGKKESEEVIKDEVVVGPKPATIARGTKQAEPEPQGGNSGASAPAVADGSVWDSIAQCESTGNWSINTGNGFSGGLQFTPSTWAGFGGTEYAPEAWQATREQQIAVAQKVQASQGWGAWPACTSKLGLR; encoded by the coding sequence ATGGCACCTCACCACATTAAGCGCATCAATAATTCACGTTCCCTGCCCCTGCGCCTGGCAACGGGTGGCGTCTTGAGCACCCTCGCCGTCGGCGGTGTCGTGGCGATTGCCGCGCAGAAAGACTTGGTCGTAGAAGTCAACGGCGACAAGGTAGAGCTGGCCACCTTTGCCGAGGACGTGGACGGCGCCCTGCAGGCCGCCGGCGTCCAGGTGGGCGAAGAAGATATCGTCTCGCCCGCACCATCTGAGTCCGTGGCCGATGGTGATGAAATCTCCGTGCGCACCGCCAAGCCGGTCGCCGTGTCCATCGATGGTGAACAGCAGCAGCTTTCTACCACCGATCTCACCGTGTCTGATTTGCTCAATAACCTGCAGGGAGTAAACCCGGGAGCCGCCGTGAAGTCTGGCGAGGATGACGTGGATAAAGATGCGCAGCTCAAAGACGGCATGGATCTAGAGGTCGTTTCCCCCAAGATCATCAAGATCAACGATGGTGGCAAGAATACCTACACCAAGATTGCCGCCAAGACCGTGGGCGATGTCCTCAAGGAGCGCGGTATTAAGCTCGATGAGGATGACCGCGTCTTCCCAGCCAAGGAAGAAAAGGTCACCGAGGGCATGTCTATCAAGGTAGAACGCATCGACATTCAGACCGAGGATGTCACTGAGGAATTCGACGCCGAGCCGCATTTCGTGGATGACCCCGAACTGGAAGCCGGCGCCGAAGAGGTGCGCGAACAGGGCGAAAAGGGCAAGCGCGAGATCACCCGCAAGGTAACCCTGAATAATGGCAAGAAGGAATCCGAAGAGGTCATCAAGGACGAGGTCGTTGTAGGGCCAAAGCCTGCGACCATCGCCCGCGGCACCAAGCAGGCGGAGCCGGAGCCGCARGGCGGTAACTCGGGTGCGTCAGCCCCCGCCGTGGCCGATGGCTCCGTATGGGATTCCATCGCGCAGTGCGAGTCCACCGGTAACTGGTCCATCAATACCGGAAATGGTTTCTCCGGCGGCCTGCAATTCACGCCTTCCACGTGGGCTGGCTTTGGGGGCACCGAATACGCGCCCGAGGCATGGCAGGCCACCCGCGAGCAGCAGATCGCCGTGGCACAGAAGGTACAGGCTTCCCAGGGCTGGGGCGCATGGCCTGCATGTACCTCTAAGTTGGGGCTGCGCTAA
- a CDS encoding TatD family hydrolase: MSKKKPRPTPIPAPGLSGLSDAHTHLFSHKDTDEVLVNRARAAGVSRLVTVGDDRRESEAALATAHAFPNVYAACAIHPVRANELDAPTKAALEEMVADPRCVAVGETGMDAYWVHHEPETTASLVQQEESLRWHIDLAVRTGKTLMIHNREADQDLLRILADAPTPETVMLHCFSSPLRVAEEALERGYVLSFAGNVTFKRNAELRQAAALAPAGQLLVETDAPFMTPEPFRGQRNEPSLIGHTYDCIARARHQTTQALAAEVNETFDRVYGISMTGQ, translated from the coding sequence ATGTCTAAAAAGAAGCCACGTCCTACTCCCATTCCGGCCCCAGGGCTCAGCGGCCTCAGCGATGCACATACCCACCTTTTCTCGCATAAAGATACCGATGAGGTGCTGGTCAACCGCGCCCGCGCTGCTGGGGTATCCCGCCTGGTGACGGTTGGCGATGACCGCCGCGAGTCCGAGGCGGCCCTTGCGACCGCGCATGCTTTTCCCAACGTGTATGCCGCCTGCGCCATCCACCCGGTGCGGGCGAATGAACTAGACGCGCCCACCAAAGCCGCGTTGGAGGAGATGGTGGCGGATCCGCGGTGCGTGGCGGTGGGGGAGACCGGCATGGACGCCTATTGGGTCCACCACGAACCGGAGACCACCGCGAGCTTGGTCCAGCAGGAAGAATCCCTACGCTGGCATATCGATCTGGCGGTGCGCACCGGCAAGACGCTCATGATCCATAACCGCGAGGCGGATCAAGACTTGCTGCGCATTCTTGCCGATGCCCCCACGCCTGAGACCGTCATGCTCCACTGCTTCTCCTCACCGTTGCGGGTGGCGGAAGAAGCATTAGAGCGCGGCTACGTTTTGTCCTTTGCTGGCAACGTCACCTTCAAGCGGAATGCGGAACTACGCCAGGCGGCCGCGCTGGCCCCGGCGGGGCAATTGCTGGTGGAAACCGATGCGCCGTTTATGACTCCAGAGCCGTTCCGCGGGCAGCGCAATGAGCCGTCCCTCATCGGGCACACCTATGACTGCATTGCACGGGCCCGCCACCAAACCACTCAGGCATTGGCGGCGGAGGTCAATGAGACTTTTGACCGTGTGTATGGAATTAGCATGACAGGACAGTGA
- a CDS encoding GNAT family N-acetyltransferase, translated as MLIRPADLSDVPAMTDTLNWAIEHTDVIFNSTPVTVAEREEHLRHIQELDCPFLVAETDEGEYLGWALYHPYHDPRIWQGCYETTIYLSPNAQGQGVGTALMRELVDRARADDKVHSLLALIVSTNTASLKLHEKFGFENVGTLKEVTYKFDHWLSLTHLELLV; from the coding sequence ATGTTGATCAGACCAGCGGACCTGAGCGATGTTCCCGCCATGACCGATACCCTCAACTGGGCCATCGAGCACACCGATGTCATCTTTAACTCCACCCCAGTCACCGTGGCTGAACGCGAAGAACACCTGCGCCACATCCAGGAACTGGACTGTCCCTTCCTCGTTGCCGAAACCGACGAGGGCGAATACTTGGGCTGGGCGCTCTATCACCCCTACCACGATCCCCGCATCTGGCAGGGCTGCTATGAAACCACGATTTACCTTTCCCCCAATGCCCAGGGCCAAGGCGTGGGCACCGCCCTTATGCGCGAGCTGGTAGACCGCGCCCGGGCGGATGACAAGGTACATTCGCTGCTCGCCCTAATCGTGTCCACTAATACGGCATCATTAAAGTTGCATGAAAAGTTCGGGTTTGAAAACGTGGGAACTCTCAAAGAGGTAACCTACAAATTCGATCACTGGCTTAGCCTCACTCACTTAGAACTTCTGGTGTAA
- a CDS encoding GNAT family N-acetyltransferase, translating into MHIRPAELADALSISAIYNAASAAKPANNLITWQEEVADREDWLKDMSKAGSPVLVAVDDDEIIGWAAYFQFVTPAIYYGTVEDSVYISPSAQGKGVGSELLDALMDIAADDPYIETMITYIVDTNAGSIALHKKFGFKETGRMPNIHTKHGVRLGLVHLQRDFQH; encoded by the coding sequence ATGCATATTCGCCCCGCTGAGCTTGCCGATGCCCTTTCCATTTCCGCCATCTACAACGCCGCCTCCGCCGCTAAACCGGCCAATAACCTCATTACCTGGCAAGAAGAGGTTGCAGACCGCGAGGATTGGCTGAAGGACATGTCCAAGGCGGGCTCGCCTGTGCTTGTCGCCGTAGACGATGATGAAATCATCGGCTGGGCCGCCTACTTTCAATTCGTCACGCCCGCCATCTACTACGGCACCGTCGAAGATTCCGTGTACATCTCCCCCTCAGCCCAGGGCAAGGGCGTGGGCTCTGAGCTTCTCGATGCCCTCATGGACATCGCCGCCGACGATCCCTATATCGAGACCATGATTACCTACATCGTCGATACCAATGCCGGTTCCATCGCGCTGCACAAGAAGTTTGGGTTTAAAGAAACCGGCCGCATGCCCAATATCCACACCAAGCACGGCGTACGCCTAGGCCTGGTTCACCTGCAGCGCGATTTCCAGCACTAG
- a CDS encoding BCCT family transporter — translation MTNTENNGAGVPEEGKGPGEAPAGTTSAASSEQPIEDYQTVEEALDEQTATSQIQDMLNSEGFHPEEYDDPEIEIAADRDNIPIDWTIMGIAGVLVAAIVIWGLAAPDNFADFSSAALTWVVDKFGWAYVLFGTVFVAFVIFIAFSKFGSIRLGHINEEPEFSTPSWIAMMFAAGMGIGLMFYGASEPLANYRDGTPGQGTENVGSSMAYAMFHWTLHPWAVYAIVGLAIAYSTYRIGRKQLLSQAFVPLIGERRANGGLGKFIDILSIFATVFGTACSLGLGALQIQAGLEASGIIDNPTQSVVIGIVLVLTLAFLLSALSGVGKGIQYVSNANMVLAAVLAIFVFILGPTVTILNQIPGSIGNYFNYFTEMIGRTAESENGTAGEWLSSYTIFYWAWWVSWSPFVGMFLARISRGRSVREFCLGVLLIPAGVSTLWFAIFGGTAIHMEQNGESITGESAEVELFNLLHNLPGGFIAGVVAVILLSTFFITSADSASTVMGSMTQNGAATAKPWLSALWGALTAAVGLTLLLVNEDALSNLQNVTIVAALPFLFIVIGLMFAIYKDLSQDIIYLEYREAQQFQRKMARERRLHRDYQRTQVLKKRRNERLKNPMKRK, via the coding sequence ATGACTAATACTGAAAATAACGGCGCTGGTGTGCCCGAAGAGGGGAAGGGGCCCGGCGAAGCGCCGGCTGGGACCACTTCTGCTGCTTCGAGTGAACAGCCGATTGAGGATTATCAAACGGTAGAAGAGGCACTGGACGAGCAAACGGCGACGAGCCAGATCCAGGACATGCTCAACTCTGAGGGGTTCCACCCCGAAGAGTATGATGATCCGGAAATCGAAATCGCCGCAGACCGCGATAATATCCCGATTGACTGGACCATCATGGGGATTGCGGGTGTGCTCGTTGCCGCCATCGTTATCTGGGGCCTGGCCGCACCGGATAACTTCGCGGACTTTTCTTCCGCGGCCCTGACGTGGGTCGTCGATAAGTTCGGTTGGGCCTACGTGCTCTTCGGCACTGTCTTCGTGGCCTTCGTTATCTTCATCGCGTTCTCTAAGTTCGGCTCCATTAGGTTGGGCCACATCAATGAGGAACCGGAGTTTTCCACGCCTTCGTGGATCGCCATGATGTTCGCTGCCGGTATGGGCATCGGCCTGATGTTCTACGGTGCTTCCGAGCCGCTGGCGAACTACCGCGACGGTACGCCTGGCCAAGGAACGGAAAACGTGGGCTCGTCCATGGCCTATGCCATGTTCCACTGGACGCTGCACCCCTGGGCTGTCTACGCCATTGTTGGTTTGGCCATCGCGTACTCGACCTACCGCATCGGTCGCAAGCAGCTGTTGAGCCAGGCCTTCGTGCCGCTCATCGGCGAGCGCCGCGCCAACGGCGGATTGGGCAAGTTCATTGACATCCTGTCCATCTTCGCCACTGTCTTCGGCACCGCCTGCTCCCTGGGGCTTGGCGCGCTGCAGATTCAGGCCGGCCTGGAAGCCTCCGGCATCATCGATAACCCAACCCAGTCTGTGGTTATCGGTATTGTGTTGGTCCTGACCTTGGCCTTCTTGCTGTCCGCGCTCTCCGGTGTGGGCAAGGGCATTCAGTACGTGTCCAATGCCAACATGGTCTTGGCTGCGGTGCTGGCTATCTTCGTCTTCATCTTGGGCCCAACCGTGACCATCCTGAACCAGATTCCAGGATCCATCGGTAATTACTTCAACTACTTCACCGAGATGATCGGCCGTACCGCCGAGTCCGAAAACGGCACCGCCGGCGAGTGGCTGTCTAGCTACACCATCTTCTACTGGGCATGGTGGGTCTCCTGGTCCCCATTCGTGGGCATGTTCTTGGCACGCATTTCCCGCGGCCGTTCCGTCCGCGAGTTCTGCTTGGGCGTCCTGCTCATCCCAGCGGGCGTTTCCACCCTGTGGTTCGCCATCTTCGGTGGCACCGCAATCCACATGGAGCAAAACGGCGAATCCATCACCGGCGAATCCGCCGAAGTAGAGCTGTTTAACCTCCTGCACAACCTGCCCGGTGGCTTCATTGCCGGCGTCGTCGCCGTCATCTTGCTGTCCACCTTCTTCATTACCTCCGCAGACTCCGCTTCCACGGTGATGGGTTCGATGACCCAGAATGGTGCCGCAACCGCGAAGCCGTGGCTATCCGCCCTGTGGGGTGCCCTGACCGCAGCCGTTGGTTTGACCCTGCTCTTGGTCAATGAGGACGCACTGTCCAACCTGCAGAATGTCACCATCGTGGCGGCGCTGCCGTTCTTGTTCATCGTCATTGGCCTGATGTTCGCCATTTACAAGGACTTGAGCCAGGACATCATTTACCTCGAGTACCGCGAGGCGCAGCAGTTCCAGCGCAAGATGGCCCGCGAGCGCCGCTTGCACCGCGACTACCAGCGCACGCAGGTGCTCAAGAAGCGCCGCAACGAGCGTTTGAAGAACCCGATGAAGCGCAAGTAG
- the rsmI gene encoding 16S rRNA (cytidine(1402)-2'-O)-methyltransferase, with protein MSALGLEPLPRGVILAATPLGNVADASARLMQALAHADVIAAEDTRRVRNLAQALGIEISGSVVSNFDHNEQARAQQLIDAAQHGTVLVVTDAGMPIISDPGLSLVAAAAERDIPVTCFPGPSAVPTALALSGLGVGHFLFDAFPPRKPGPRKAWLESLRNEKRAIVFFESPHRIADTLADAAQVLGADRPAAVCRELTKTYEEVRRGCLAELAEWASEGVKGEITVVIEGGTGAAVTAADLVPQALELAGAGMRLKDACKQAAKGTGVSNRELYDAALDAR; from the coding sequence ATGTCAGCTTTAGGTCTGGAACCACTTCCGCGCGGCGTTATCCTCGCCGCCACGCCCTTGGGGAATGTCGCTGATGCCTCTGCGCGCCTGATGCAGGCATTGGCGCATGCGGATGTCATCGCCGCCGAAGATACCCGCCGCGTGCGCAACCTGGCGCAGGCCCTGGGCATCGAAATTTCCGGCTCTGTGGTGTCCAACTTCGACCACAATGAGCAGGCGCGTGCGCAGCAGCTTATCGATGCCGCCCAGCACGGCACCGTCCTCGTGGTCACCGATGCCGGCATGCCAATCATCTCCGATCCCGGTCTGTCACTGGTGGCCGCGGCCGCCGAGCGCGATATCCCCGTGACGTGTTTTCCGGGTCCTTCGGCGGTGCCCACGGCGCTTGCCTTGTCTGGCTTGGGCGTGGGCCACTTCCTCTTCGATGCATTCCCGCCGCGCAAGCCCGGCCCGCGAAAGGCGTGGCTGGAATCGCTGCGCAATGAAAAGCGCGCCATCGTATTTTTTGAATCTCCCCACCGCATCGCCGATACGCTTGCCGATGCCGCCCAGGTCCTCGGCGCCGATCGCCCCGCCGCGGTATGCCGCGAGCTGACCAAGACGTACGAGGAGGTGCGCCGCGGTTGCCTAGCAGAGCTGGCCGAATGGGCAAGCGAGGGCGTGAAGGGCGAGATTACCGTGGTGATCGAAGGCGGAACCGGCGCTGCTGTGACCGCCGCAGACCTGGTCCCGCAAGCCTTGGAGCTTGCCGGGGCCGGCATGCGCTTGAAAGACGCGTGCAAGCAGGCTGCCAAGGGGACTGGGGTGTCCAATCGGGAGCTTTATGATGCCGCGTTGGATGCCCGCTGA
- a CDS encoding dolichyl-phosphate-mannose--protein mannosyltransferase has protein sequence MRPREGSWPKLFFVTIATAAPASSPRTPHNRVIPPAPRTYTWGKADWISTGIIAVLALITRFVGLTAPVSQGTPVFDEKHYVPQAWDMVKSWDNLFIGGIETNPGFGLVVXPPLGKQIIAISEWVFGYTPLGWRLMTALFGVATVLMTMALARRLSFSWQVATFAGILAVCDGVLLVSAKFGMLDIFQVFFIVAAAWALARDHQQMRERLHNALLSDGMGTSPFGPRFGFRWWRFTAGVFLGLSLAVKWSGLYYIMFFGLLCVFSDLALRRKYGVRRYIVGTLIRDTPAALASLVAVPVMIYVWSWRAWFASETAVYRHAKVDGTIGEDSWLMHLPESVAGWFYYHLSVLDFHASLTSSGGHHHPWDSKPWAWLAGARPILYYSSTDLECSGGGECRKMLYLFGTPAIWWLVVPAVLWGMWSLIIRRNRAFLIPLVGFAAGFLPWLAAFDRQMYFFYATAFIPFVIVLLALILGQMVGRGKPIKWQWITRIAGGPMRRGTFXAACYLALXVAXFFYFAPILYGFIIPESWYQSMMWLPSWK, from the coding sequence ATGCGCCCGCGCGAAGGCTCGTGGCCTAAACTCTTCTTCGTGACTATTGCTACCGCTGCCCCCGCTAGCTCACCGCGCACCCCGCATAACCGCGTGATCCCGCCGGCACCGCGTACCTATACGTGGGGCAAGGCCGATTGGATTAGCACCGGCATCATCGCCGTTCTCGCGCTGATTACCCGGTTTGTGGGGCTTACCGCGCCGGTATCCCAAGGCACGCCCGTCTTCGATGAAAAGCACTATGTCCCCCAAGCCTGGGACATGGTMAAAAGCTGGGATAACTTATTCATCGGCGGCATCGAGACCAACCCAGGYTTTGGGCTCGTGGTTCMCCCGCCGCTGGGCAAACAGATCATTGCCATTTCAGAATGGGTCTTTGGTTATACCCCGCTGGGCTGGCGCTTGATGACGGCTCTCTTCGGCGTCGCCACCGTCCTGATGACCATGGCTCTGGCTCGCCGGCTGTCCTTTTCCTGGCAGGTGGCCACCTTTGCCGGCATTTTGGCCGTCTGCGATGGCGTCCTCTTGGTCTCCGCGAAGTTTGGCATGCTGGATATCTTCCAGGTCTTTTTCATCGTCGCCGCAGCCTGGGCACTGGCCCGCGATCATCAACAAATGCGCGAGCGTCTGCACAACGCCCTGCTGAGCGACGGGATGGGCACCTCCCCCTTCGGGCCGCGTTTTGGCTTCCGGTGGTGGCGCTTTACCGCCGGCGTCTTCTTAGGACTGTCGCTCGCCGTGAAGTGGTCCGGGCTGTACTACATCATGTTCTTCGGCCTGCTCTGTGTCTTTAGTGACCTCGCATTGCGCCGCAAGTACGGCGTTCGCCGCTATATTGTGGGCACGCTCATTCGCGATACTCCCGCGGCACTAGCCTCCCTAGTTGCCGTCCCAGTAATGATTTATGTGTGGAGCTGGCGCGCATGGTTCGCCTCAGAAACCGCGGTCTACCGGCACGCCAAGGTGGATGGGACCATCGGGGAAGACTCCTGGCTCATGCACTTACCAGAATCTGTGGCCGGCTGGTTTTATTACCACTTATCCGTATTGGATTTTCACGCCAGCTTGACCTCTTCCGGTGGCCACCACCACCCGTGGGATTCCAAGCCGTGGGCATGGCTGGCCGGGGCCCGGCCCATTCTGTACTACTCCAGCACGGACCTGGAATGCAGCGGCGGTGGCGAATGCCGCAAGATGCTCTACCTCTTTGGCACCCCGGCGATCTGGTGGCTGGTGGTCCCCGCGGTACTTTGGGGGATGTGGTCGCTTATCATCCGCCGCAACCGCGCCTTCCTCATTCCCCTCGTGGGCTTCGCGGCCGGATTCCTGCCGTGGCTCGCGGCCTTTGACCGGCAGATGTACTTCTTTTATGCCACCGCGTTTATCCCCTTTGTCATCGTGCTGCTTGCCCTCATACTGGGCCAAATGGTCGGGCGCGGTAAGCCCATCAAGTGGCAGTGGATAACGCGCATCGCTGGCGGGCCGATGCGGCGGGGRACATTTKCCGCCGCCTGCTACCTCGCGCTGGKGGTCGCGRTGTTCTTCTACTTCGCGCCCATCTTGTACGGCTTCATCATCCCGGAATCGTGGTACCAATCCATGATGTGGTTGCCCAGCTGGAAATAG
- a CDS encoding zf-HC2 domain-containing protein — protein sequence MLTHSQVQAAISAQLDGEDAELSADVIDAHLEHCAECRAFRDKAAALSRSLSFVEPADSGMAPPTDLSEVILAGVEPEWKRASSARQANLTVARIALVAMGLVFAVWAIVQVVRASGLGPMGAEGSVLDPAADPERANLLMEGAAVRFGMACGLLWSAWRPASVTGLFPVSATMFAFLFGFGVRDIALGTVTMEQVYLLIATALSTMSLGWAWAAEKGYLVRAWWKSLNAQPH from the coding sequence ATGTTGACGCATAGCCAAGTACAAGCGGCGATTTCCGCCCAACTGGATGGGGAAGACGCGGAGCTTTCCGCCGATGTCATCGACGCCCACCTAGAACACTGCGCGGAGTGCCGGGCCTTTCGCGATAAGGCAGCGGCGCTATCGCGCTCCTTAAGCTTCGTGGAACCGGCGGACTCCGGCATGGCGCCACCGACCGATCTGTCAGAGGTGATCCTCGCAGGTGTAGAACCGGAGTGGAAGCGGGCCTCGAGCGCCAGGCAGGCCAACCTCACGGTGGCGCGCATCGCCTTGGTGGCCATGGGGCTTGTCTTTGCGGTGTGGGCCATCGTGCAGGTGGTACGCGCCTCCGGCCTAGGGCCCATGGGCGCAGAGGGCTCGGTGCTGGATCCGGCAGCCGACCCGGAGCGCGCCAACCTGCTGATGGAGGGCGCGGCCGTGCGCTTTGGCATGGCGTGCGGACTGCTGTGGAGCGCGTGGCGCCCAGCCTCTGTGACCGGGCTGTTCCCGGTATCCGCCACGATGTTTGCGTTTCTTTTTGGCTTTGGCGTGCGCGATATTGCGCTGGGTACCGTCACCATGGAGCAGGTCTATTTGCTCATCGCTACCGCGCTATCGACCATGAGCCTGGGCTGGGCGTGGGCGGCCGAGAAGGGCTACCTGGTGCGCGCGTGGTGGAAATCCCTGAACGCGCAGCCGCACTAA
- a CDS encoding DoxX family protein, which yields MNRPAVRDAALLLFRLVLGLIFIAHGVDKMFMDGMDETVGQFSALGIPQPQIAGYAAAIGEMVGGAFLVIGLLTTFAAAALAVDMVGALYFVHWGNGLFAGDGGIEYPLVLCMSLLMIVIFGSGRASLDRALSNVDA from the coding sequence ATGAATAGACCTGCCGTTCGCGATGCCGCATTGCTGCTTTTTCGGTTGGTTCTCGGACTCATTTTTATCGCGCACGGCGTGGACAAGATGTTCATGGACGGAATGGATGAGACGGTAGGGCAGTTTTCCGCCCTCGGCATCCCGCAGCCACAGATTGCCGGTTATGCCGCCGCAATCGGGGAAATGGTAGGTGGCGCCTTCCTCGTCATCGGTTTGTTGACCACTTTTGCCGCGGCGGCGCTGGCCGTGGATATGGTGGGCGCGCTGTACTTCGTGCACTGGGGCAATGGCCTTTTTGCTGGCGACGGCGGCATCGAGTACCCCTTGGTGCTGTGCATGTCCCTGCTGATGATCGTCATTTTTGGTTCTGGCCGGGCGAGCTTGGATAGGGCGTTAAGCAATGTTGACGCATAG